ATTCTCTCTTTTCTCCAGGGCTACCGTGGCATTACCACCTTCATTGTGGATCGCGAGACCCCCGGACTGATCGTGAACAAGCCCGAGGACAAGCTGGGTATCCGTGCCTCCGGCACCTGCATGCTCACCTTCGACAATGTCCGCGTGCCCGAGGAGAACATCCTGGGTACCTTCGGACATGGCTATAAGTATGCCGCCGGCTTCCTGAACGAGGGCCGCATCGGCATTGGCGCTCAAATGGTGGGCCTGGCCCAGGGCACCTTCGATGCCACCATTCCGTATCTGCTGGAGCGCAAGCAGTTCGGCGAATCTATCTACAACTTCCAGTCCATGCAGCACCAGATCGCCACAATTGCCACCGAGATCGAAGCGGCTCGCCTGATGACCTACAATGCGGCTCGCCTGCAGGAACAGGGTGTGCCCTTCCTCAAGGAGGCGGCCATGGCCAAGTTCTATGCTTCGGAGGTCGCTCAGCGTGCGGCCATCAAGTGCATTGACTGGATGGGCGGTGTGGGATTCACCCGCGACTTCCCCCAGGAGAAATTCTACCGCGATGTGAAGATCGGCGCCATCTACGAGGGCACCTCCAACATGCAGCTGAGCACCATTGCCAAGTGCGTCAAGAAGGAGTATTCGGGCTAAGTTCACAGAAGCAGTCACTATGATCCTAAGTCGTCGCCCCTATACACAAGCTGAGATATCGTACGTCAGATA
The sequence above is a segment of the Drosophila pseudoobscura strain MV-25-SWS-2005 chromosome X, UCI_Dpse_MV25, whole genome shotgun sequence genome. Coding sequences within it:
- the LOC4812765 gene encoding short/branched chain specific acyl-CoA dehydrogenase, mitochondrial; its protein translation is MMNSLKKLPIRMLVNAAARQQNAAMSSATGLPPPLTFLTEDEKMMKETVAKLAQDQILPLVKKMDHEHKFDPSVVKAVFDNGLMGIEIDTELGGSGCNFMTNIIVVEELSKIDPAVAAFVDIHNTLVNSLMIKFGNAEQKAKYLPKLAQEYAGSFALTEPGAGSDAFSLKTVAKKDGSHYVINGTKMWISNSDVAGVFLVFANAKPEDGYRGITTFIVDRETPGLIVNKPEDKLGIRASGTCMLTFDNVRVPEENILGTFGHGYKYAAGFLNEGRIGIGAQMVGLAQGTFDATIPYLLERKQFGESIYNFQSMQHQIATIATEIEAARLMTYNAARLQEQGVPFLKEAAMAKFYASEVAQRAAIKCIDWMGGVGFTRDFPQEKFYRDVKIGAIYEGTSNMQLSTIAKCVKKEYSG